In the Streptomyces spororaveus genome, GTCAGATCGGCAGGCCGGGTCGGGTCAGGTGCCGTCGTAGCCGGCGGTCGGCATGGACAGCCTGCGGTGCACCTCGGCCTTCATCGCGGAGGTGTACCGGGGCTCCTCGCCCCCGGCGGTCTCCAGCCGCACACCGCGCCGCTCGCACTCGGCGGTGAACTCCTGGACGGAACGCAGTGCGCGGGCCAGCACCCGGTGGTTGGCGGCGACGAAGAGATCGACCTGCCCGGTGTCGACGTCGGACCAGAGCCCGCAGTGGTCGGCACGCAGCCCGTAGACCAGCAACTGCCTCGTCACGACATAGCCCCGGTCGGCGGCCCAGCGCGCGCACACGGCGTGCTGGCCGCGGGTGTCCACGGCGAACGGGTCGGTGTCGAGGTCTTCGAGCGGGGCCAGGCTGGCGATCGCGGCCACGCGCAACTCTTCCATGCCGCCGGACCCTACTCCGATCCGCCGCCGGAGAGGAGGGGACGGCCGAGATCCGATTCCGGGCGGCCGCGCGGGGCAGACACCCCTAGGCTCGTGAACGAGGCGCGAGGGAGGGAGGGCCGGGTGCCGGTGGACATCACCTGGTGGGGTCATGCCACGTGCACCGTCGAGGACTCCGGGGTCCGGCTGCTCACGGACCCGCTGTTCGCCCGGCGGCTCGCGCACCTGCGGCGGCGGCGCGGGGCGCTGCCCCCGCCCGAGGCGGCGGCGGCCGACGTGGTGCTGGTCTCCCACCTGCACGCCGACCACCTGCATCTGCCGTCGCTGGCGCGGCTCGCGCCCGGCACCCGGCTGCTCGTGCCGCGGGGGGCGCGCCGGGCCGTACCGGGGCTTGCGCGGGTCGCCGGGCTGCACGGGCTGGCCGTGACGGAGGTGGTGCGGGGCGAGGAGGTCCCCGTACGGGACGGCGTACGGGTCCGGGCGGTCGGCGCGCGGCACGACGGACGGCGGCTGCCGTTCGGGCCGCACCTGTGCCCGGCGCTGGGGTACGTGGTGCTGGGGGCGGCGCGGACCTACTTCGCCGGGGACACCGGGCTGTTCGACACCATGGCCGAGGAGACCGGACCGGTGGACGTGGCCCTGCTGCCGGTGGGCGGCTGGGGGCCGTACCTCGGCCCCGGGCACCTGGACGCGGGGCGGGCGGCGCGGGCGCTGGCCCGGCTGGCGCCCGCGGCGGCGGTCCCGGTGCACTACGGGACGTACTGGCCCGTCGGGATGGACGCGGTACGGCCGCACGAATTCCACGCGCCCGGCGAGGAGTTCGCGCGGCTGGCGCGGCAGCTGGCGCCGAAGGTGACCGTACGGGTGCCGCGGCACGGCGAGCGGGTGCGGCTGCCGTGACGTGGCGCGAGCTCGCGGCCGCGGCCGGCCAGGTTCCGCCGGAGAGCACCCAGCAGGCGGTGGGGTACCCGGCGCTGTTCCTGCTGGTCGCACTGGGCGCACTGGTACCCGTCATCCCCACGGGTGCGGTGGTGAGTTCGGCGGCGGTGGTGGCCTTCCACCACCAGTCGTCGCCCTACGGGGTGCTGCTGGTGTTCGCGGTGTCGGCGCTGGCGGCGTTCACCGGGGACATCACGCTGTACTGGCTCGGGCAGCGCGGGGTGCGCTCACGGGGCGGGTCGCGCTGGCTGGAGGCGCTGCGCGGCCGGGCCACGCCGGAGCGGCTGGAGCGGGCGCGGGCGGGGCTGGACGAGCACGGGGTACTGGTCCTGGTGCTGTCGCGGCTGGTCCCGGCGGGCCGGATCCCGGTGATGCTGGCCTGCCTCCTGGCCCAGATGCCGTTGCGCCGCTTCGCCCGGGGCGACGCCCCGGCCTGCCTGGCCTGGGCGGCGACGTACGGCCTGATCGGCATCCTGGGCGGCACCCTCTTCGCGGAGCCCTGGAAGGGTGTGGCCCTCGCGGTCGGCCTGGCCCTGGCGATCAGCGCGGGGCCCTCGCTGTGGCGCCGCCTGCGGCCACGGCCCTGAGCGGGCCCCGGCCGGGCCTCACCGTCCCTCCCCTTCCCGGCCGGGTACCGGGCGGGCGGAGGCCGGCGGGAACGCGAGACCCGTCGGCGTGTTGAGGCCGGTGAAGGCGAGCGTGACCTGTCCGCCGCCCGTCTCGCGGACCCGCACCACGCGGTTGTTGAATCCGTCGGCCACGTAGAGGCCGCCGGAGCCGTCGAGCGCGAGGCCCAGCGGGGAACTGAGGCCGGTGACGGGCACCGTGCTCTGCGCACCGCCGCCCGCGGCCAGTTTCACCACACGGTTGTTGCCGCTGTCGGAGACGTACAGGTCGCCCGCGGCGTTCGGGACCAGCCCGGTCGGCTGGGAGAGGCCGGTGGTGGGCACGGTGCTCTGGCCGCCGCCGTCCACGGCCACCCTGACGACGCGGTCGTTGACGAAGTCGGAGACGTACAGGCCCCCGCCGGGCGCCCAGGCCAGCCCCCAGGGGTGCAGCAGCCCGGTGGTGGGGACGGTCGTCTGTCCCCCGCCGCCGGCCGGCACCTTCACGATCCGGTCGTTGAAGCTGTCGGCGATGTAGAGGTTCCCGGCCGGGTCGAAGGCGAGCCCCAGCGGGCGCGACAGGCCGACGGCGGGAACGACGGTCTGCTCCCCGCCGTCCGGGGGCAGCACGAGGACGCGGTTGTTGCCGGTGTCGGACACGTAGAGGCGGCCCGCGGCGTCCCAGGCCATGCCGGTCGGCCGTACCAGGCCGTCGAAGGGGACGGTGCTCTGGTCGCCGCCGTCCGCGGGCAGGGCCACCACCCGGTTGTTGCCGTAGTCGGACACGTACAGGGGCGGACCGGCGGGCGACCGCACGTCACCGGGCGGCGTGGCGCCCGCCGCTCCCGTGGGGAGCGCGCAGAGCAGCAGCAGCGCCACGGCGGCGGCCAGCCGCCGGGTCCACCGCCGGGCAGCGGGGGGTGCCTCGGTTCGTGCCTCGCCCGTCATGCGTTCCACGACTCACCCACCTGATCCGGACGGCCGGCCGGCCGGGTGCCCGGTGCCGTACCCCCGCCGACCCTAGGAAGCGGGGAGCGCCGGCGCGGGAGCCACGCCATCGCGACGGTCGCCGGCCACTCCAATGCCCGGTGGGGCGGGACCCGGGCCGTGGGGAGGCCGAGGCCGGTGTGGATCACCGGGGTCGGGTGGTCAGGCCAGCCCGGCCAGGACCGACCCGAGGAGTTCCAGGGAGTCGCGTACGTGCGGCAGTGCGAGCGGATCGCGGGCGGTGAGCGCGGCCAGCCGCTCCTGCGGGGTGGCGCCGAGCAGGGGCCCGGTGGACAACCGCACGCGCAGCGAGCCCAGTTCGTCGGCGAACCGCTGCCCGCCGGGAGTGGGTGCGCCGAGCCGGCCGCCGAGCCAGTCCTCCAGTTCCATGGCGTCGCCGACCCCGTGCCGGGCGAGTCCGGCGCGCAGCGGGGTGAGGTCGGCGTACAGGTGCCGGCCGGCCCGCGGGGGCCGGGCCAGCGCCCCTGCCGCGAGCAGCCGCCGGTGCGCGGCGGCGGCCACCACCCCGTGCAGGGTGGCGGCGGCGTAGGCGCGGCCCGCGACGGCGTCGGGTTCGTCGAGGGCGTGCGCGGCGGCACCCGCGACGGGTCCCGCGACCATCGCCCCGGTGGCGGTGAGGACGTCGAGGGTACGGGCGCGCAGCCAGGTCCCGCGCGGGGTGCCGGGGAAGCGGACGACGGCGGCGGGCCAGCCGGCCGGCAGCAGCGCCCCGGACAGGTCGACGAGGACGGCCGCCTGTTCGGGGAGCATCTCGGCGGGGCTCAGGACCAGGGTGTCGTGGGGCCGGTGGACGGTGTCGCGCCAGCTCTCGTCGCTGACGACGAACAGTCCGGCGGATTCGGCGGCCTCGCAGGCCTCGCGCAGCAGCTCGGGCGGGGGCACGGTCGCGGTGGGGTCGTCGGCGACCGACAGCAGGAGCACGCGCGGGTCGCCGCCCTCGGCGCGCACCCGCCGTACGGTCTCCAGCAGCGCGTAGGGGTCGGGTACTCCGCCGCACTCGGCCGGGGTCGGCACGTGGTAGGCCCGACGTCCCAGCAGCCGGACCTGAGGGGTCCACCAGGCGGGACAGGGCCGGGGCAGCATCACGTCTCCCCCGTATGCGCCGAGCAGGGCCAGGAGCAGGGCGGGGGCTCCGGGACCCGCGGCCACGTTCTCGGGCGAGGTGGCGAGCCCCCGCCGCTCCCAGTGCCGGCAGGCGGCCTCCCGTACGGCCTCGCCGCCGCCCGGGGGCTCGGGGGCGGCGCGTCCGGCGGCCGCGGCGAGGACGGAGAGCAGCTCGGGGAGCACGGGCAGGCCGGGCTGCGGGGCGGGTGGGCCGTACCGGACCGGGCCGCGGCCCTCCGCGGCCGTGCGCTGCATCGCCGCCACCGCTTCCCGCCTTCCGCGCTCGCCCTGCCACGCCCGGCCCGCCCGCGACTGCCTCACGGCGCGTCGGTAGACCTGACCTTTATACGATGATTCAGGGCCCTATGCCTGTTGTGCGGGATGCCCGCCCCCGCGCGTCAGCCCGCGCGTCAGCTCGCTCGTCAGCCCGCGCGCCCCACCATCGCGAGGAGCCTGGTCTGCGCGTCCGCGCCCGCCGGGACCTCCACCGGCTCGGCGTACTCACCGCTGGCCGAGAGCGCGTCGGCGTACGGCATGATCTCCTTGATCGAGAACTCGACCAGGGTGTCGGGCAGCCGGTCCCCCGCGCCGATGCCCCGGGCCAGGTCCCAGACATGCACGACGCAGTCGGCGGTCAGCTCCGAGCAGTACGCCGATCCGAGCGCGGGCCCGTACGAGAGGCGCACGGTCCGGTCCAGCGCGCCGGACGCGGCGAAGGCCGCGTGCGCGGCGGCCGAGGCCCGGTCCCAGGCCGCGACCGGGTCGTCACCCAGTACGTCACCGGAGAACCGGCCCGCCAGCTCCTCGACGGTCCGGCCCTCGGTGACCAGCGGCGGGATCCAGAGCTGCTCCGCGGTGACGTGGTTGACCAGCTCCCGCACGTTCCATTCCGTGCACGGGGTCGGCTCTCCCCACTGGTCGCCGCGGACGTCACGCACCCGCTCACCGAAGAGCCTCAGCGCCTCGGCATGCCGTTCGAGCAGCGTGTCCGTCATGACGCTCACCGCCGTCCGCCCTGGGGATGTGTCCCCCTGCAGCCACTCTCCTCGCACCCGCATCGGCCTGCCACCTCCCCACCCGGTCCCCTTGGCACACAAGGCTGTTGTCCACATGTCAAAACACCTATCTCAGATGGCGAACTGATCGTCTACGGTGGGGGCAACGCTTCGAAGAGGAAACGAGGAGGGGTCCGGTCATGAACGCAGCCAGGGAGTCCGCCGGGGATTCGGCAGCCGGGGAGACCGCCGTCTACACGCACGGCCACCACGAGTCGGTCCTGCGCTCGCACCGCTGGCGCACCGCCGGGAACTCCGCCGCCTACCTGATCGGCGAGCTGCGCCCCGGCATGCGGGTGCTGGACGTCGGCTGCGGCCCGGGCACGATCACCGCGGACCTGGCGGAGCTGGTCGCGCCGGGCGGCCACGTCACCGCCGTCGACGCCGCGGCGGACGTCCTGGAGCAGGCCCGCGCCCACGCCGAAGAGCGCGGTCTGGGCGACGCCGTGTCCTTCGCCGTCGCGGACGTCCACGCGCTGGACTTTCCGGACGACTCCTTCGACGTGGTCCACGCCCACCAGGTGCTGCAGCACGTCGGCGACCCGGTGCGGGCGCTGCGCGAGATGCGGCGGGTGTGCCGGCCGGGCGGGGTCGTGGCCGCGCGCGACGCCGACTACGCGGCGATGACCTGGTACCCGGCCACGCCGGGCCTGGACGACTGGCTGAGCCTGTATCGGCGGGTGGCCCGCGCCAACGGCGGCGAACCGGACGCCGGACGCCACCTGCGGGCCTGGGCCCGGCAGGCCGGTTTCACGGACGTGACCTCCTCGGCGACGGCCTGGTGCTTCGCCGACCCGGAGGAGACCGCCTGGTGGTCGGCCCTGTGGGCGGACCGGACGCAGGCCTCCGCGTACGCGACCGTCGCCACCCGCGGCGGTCACGCGACGGCCGCGGACCTGGCGGCCGTCGGCGCGGCCTGGCACGCCTGGGGCGCGGACCCCGACGCGTGGTTCTCGGTCCTGAACGCCGAGATCCTGTGCCGGGTCTGACGCGGGGGACCTCGGCTGCGGGAATGTCACTGGCTTGATATAGCGTGCGCACGTCAATACGTAGTCACGCACCCCGGGGGACAGACCCATGACGCAGCCGCCGCAGCCAGGCACGAACCCTTACGCCCAGTCCGGCCCCAACGGCCAGCCCGGCCCCTACGGCCAGCAGCCGCCGCAGGGACAGCAGCCCCAGCAGTGGGCCGCCGCGCCGCCGGCGCCGCCGACCCGGCGCGGGGGCATGGGCGTCCTGAAGATCCTCAAGATCATCGGTGCCGTGGCCGTCCTCATCGCCGTCGGCGTGGGCTACTTCCTGAGCCAGGACGACGCCGACCACGCCAAGGCCGGCGACTGCCTGAAGAACAACGGGACCCAGATCTCGCCCGACCTGCAGGTGGTCGAGTGCGGCGGCGCCACCGCCGAGTACAAGGTGGTCCAGGTGCACCAGGACACGCTGGACACCGCCAAGTGCGAGAACGTCTCCGACATCGGCTACCAGGAGCAGACCAGCGGCGGCCGGCGCTCTTCGGGCAAGAAGTTCGTGCTCTGCATCGACAAGATCAAGAAGTAGGCGGCCGCATCCGGAAGTCGTAGCGCGCCGGCAGCGGGCAGTCGGTGAGGGTGGCCCAGACCTCGGCGAGGGTCTCCTCACCCTCCCGCAGGTCCGGGAGTTCGAACCCGTCCTCGAAGACCCGGCGCGCCGCCCGCACATGGCCCTCCGCCGCGAGCAGCCGGGCCGCGAGCAACCGGAAGCGGCCCTGTTCCCGCAGGGCGGGCCGCAGCCGGTCCCAGACCGCGCGGGCCTGCGGCAGCCGGCCCGCCGCGAGGAGGGCGGCCATCGCCTCCTGGCCCAGCGCCGACTCCGCGGCCGTCCACGGCTCGCCGCCGCGGCTCTCCCCGGCCAGGTCCTCGAAGGCCGCCTCGAATCCGTCGGCCGCCCGCGCCGAGTCCCCGGCCAGGGCGTCCGCCACCGCAAGGCAGCGCAGCAACGGCCACCGCGAGGGGGCCAGCGCCAGCCCCCGCTCCCAGCTGCGCACCGCCTGGGCCGTGTCCCCGGCGTGCCACTGGGCCACGCCCAGGTGGTACTCCGTCAGCGGGTCCGCAGGGGCCGTCTCCAGCATGTCCCGCCAGTGCGCGGCGACCAGGCTCGGCCCCGGCGGGACCACCCGTCGCGGGGCGGGCAGGACGCCCGTGCGCCAGAGCTGCAGCCACGGTTCCTGCTCCTCCCCGAGCGTGTCCTCCCCGAAGGGGGTGCCCGGCAGCTCGAAGCCCCCGCACAGCACCTCCAGCGCGCCCCAGCCCGAGCCCCGCGCCAGCCGCTCCCCCGGCGCGGTGTCGGCGTGGCCGCGCCACGCCTCGTACGCCGCGTCCACCCGCTCCCGCGGCAGTGCGGCCTCCAGCGCGGCTCCGGCCGCACCGCGGGCCGCCGCCCAGTCCGCGCCGTGCACCTGCTCCGGCTCCGCCGACAGCGGGCCGTACGCCTCCAGCCAGCTGAACTCGGCCCCTCCCTCCAGCCGTACGTGCTCCAGCTGGGTCCGGGCCAGCCCGGCCTGGATCTCCGCGTAGCCGCCCGTGCCCGGCTCGGTCAGCCACTCCTGCCAGCGCCGGCCGCCACCGCCCGCGCCCCACACGAACAGCTTGCGTCCGCGCAGCCGCGCGGTGGAGGTCTGCACGAGCCCGTGCCCGGCGGCGTCCAGGGAGGCGATCCAGGGCCGGGTCCCGTACCGGACCTCGTAGAAGAAGTCGGCCGGGTACGTGCCGCGCAGCGGGTACGTGCGGTCCGCGCCCTCCCACTCCGGTACGGGGACCCGGCGCAGCGCGCGCTCGTAGCCGAAGTGCCAGGCCTCGTCGGCCGGAGCGAGCACCCGGGTGCCTGCGTCCTCCGGGACGGCGATGTTGGACCACCAGTACACGGGGGCGGGCCGCTCGTGCGGGTTGCGCACGCGGACGCCGACGTAGAGGAACTCCGAGTCCTCCGGCAGCCACAGGTCCACCTGGAAGGGCAGGTCGCGCAGGCGCTCCCACTCCCACAGCCGGACCATCGTGCCCCCGTCCGGCGCCGGGACGAGGGCCGCGTGCAGCGGGGCGCAGGACAGGGCGGTGTGCCCGGTCGCGCCGGTGTTCCACTCGATGCCGCCGGAGAACCAGGCGCCGTTGAGCGCGAAGTTGGCGGGCTGGAACACCGGGTTGCGGTAGAGGAGTTCACGCCCGGACGGCAGGTGCACGAGGGAGTGGACCCGCCCGCCCAGGCCCGGCAGGACGGTGACCCGCAGGTGGTCGTTCTCGATGACGATCGACTCGAACTCCCGCTCCGCGCGCTCCCGTCCGTACCCGTCCCGGATCCGTACGGGCAGGAGGGAGCGCAGGGGTTCGTAGCCGATCTGCCGTGCCATGTCGCGCGGCATCCCCTCGCGCGCACGCTCGTCCAGGGTGTGCGCGTCATCGGGCGCGCGCAGGGCGGGCAGCGGGTTGTCCGAGCCCAGCGGGGCTGCGGGGAGGGTCAGTACGGCGCGTCGGACGGTGGTGGCCATGAAGGAAATGGAACACGCCACGGCGGCCGGTGCACAGGGGTTCCGCGGATCACCACCGGTCAGGATTACGCAAAGGCGCCCGCGACCAGGTCGGCGAGGAGGGCGCCCGCACGCCCGTCCGGGTCCAGGTCCGGGTCGTAGACCGTGACGTTGAGCCCGGCGCAGCGCGGCGAGCCCACCAGCACGGCGAGCAGCTCGGCGAGTTCGTCGGGGAGCAGACCTCCGGGGTCGGGGCTGTCCACGGCCGGCATGACGGCCGGGTCCAGCACGTCGGCGTCCACGTGCACCCAGAACCCGGCGGTGTCCGGCGGGTGCAGCCCGTCCAGGGCGGCCCGGGCCACCGGTCCGGCGCCACGCCGTCGGATCTCCCCGACGGTGGCGACGGAGATCCCGGCCGCGTGCAGCTCGGCGAGGTCCGGGTCGCCGTCGCGCAGCCCGAAGAGCCGTACGTCCTCGTCGCGCAGGTAGGGGCCGCGCCCCTCCAGGTCGGCGAGATCCGCCTGGCCGCGGCCGGTCGACAGAGCCAGCTCCTCGCCGCCGGCGGCGCCGACGGGGCCGTTCACGCCCTCGTTGCCGGGGTGGCGGAAGTCGGCGGAGCCGTCGATCGCGGCCAGGCCGTAGCGTCCCAGGCGGCGCATGGCAAGGGCCGCGCCGAGCTGGATGGAGCAGTCACCGCCGAGCACGACGGGGAACTCCCCGGCCCGCAGGTGCCGTTCGATGCGGTCGGCGAGGGTGACCGTGTACGCGGCGAGGGCCTCGGCGTGGAACACGCCGTCGCCCTCGCGCCAGTCACCGCGGTCGTAGCGCGGCGGCACCACCACCCCGCCCTCGACGGCCCCGAGCCGGGCCAGCAGACCCTGCTCGCGCAGGGCGCCGGCGAGCTTGTAGACCCCCGGCACGGTGCCCGGCGCGGGCGGTCGCAGCCCGAGGTTGGAGGGGGCGTCGAGCAGCACGAGAGTACGCATGCCCTCATCCTTGCGCACACCCCGCCCGTCCCGCCGCGTCACCGGTCCCGTGGTGCGACGGCATCGTGATCGCGCCATCGGATCGACACGGCCCCCGGGCGGTGAGACCATCACCGGCGTGATCATGGAAGAGACGGCGCGCGTGGCGCTGGTGCGCCGGGCCGCGCTGAACAACGCGGTGTGGTGCGACGCCGTCTGCCGGGCGCACGGGGTGACCGCGCGGTACGAGGGGGCCGGCCTCTGGTGCAGTCCGCGGCGGACTCCGCCGATGTATCCCGATGCCGTGACCCTGGAACCGGCCGTGCCGGCGGGGAGTGTGGTCCGGGGCGTCGAAACCGCCTCGCCCGGCTGCTCGGTGAAGGACAGCTTCGGGGATCTGGACCTGGCGGGGAACGGCTTCGACGTCTTGTTCGAGGCGCAGTGGATCCACCGGCCCGCCGGGGCTCCGCTCCCCGTGGCGGAGGCGGCCGGGATGGAGTGGTCCGAGGTCTCGGACGCCCGGGAACTGGCGGCCTGGGAGGCCGCCTTCGACGGCGGCGGGGGCGACCGGCTGTTCCGGCCGGCCCTGCTCCGCGAGGGGATCGTGTTCCTGGCCGGTCGGGCCGACGGCCGGATCGCCGCCGGGGCCGTCGCGAGCACCGGCGGCGGCGTGGTCGGCGTGTCCAACCTGTTCGGGGCCGCCTGGGCGGGTGTTCTGGGCGCGGTCTCCCTCCGGTGGCCGGATCTCGACGTGGTCGGCTACGAGCACGGGGAGGACCTGGAGGCGGCGGTCCGGGCCGGGTTCACGGCGATCGGACCGCTGCGCGTGTGGCTGCGCACGACGGGCGGCGGGGACCACGGTGTGGCGTCATGATCAAGTTCGGGTGAGACTGGCGCGGTGACTTCGCATCAGACCAGCGGGCTCGTCGGCGCCGTGTTCGGGCTCGTCTTCGTCCTGGTGAACGCCGGAAACCTGCCCGCGGCCGTCGCCGTCGTGGTGCGCGTCCTCGCGATCGGCTCGTTCATCTGGCTGTTCATCGCGCTGCGGCGGGCCGGGGCGCCCCGGGCCGAAGGCCAAGTGGCGACGGCGCCCCGGCTGTTCGGGCGGCGCTACCTCCTCGTGGTCGCCGCCGAGGTGGCCGCCGCGCTGGCCGGGATCCTCGTCATCAACCTCGTACTGCACACCCCGCACGCCACGGTGGCCTGGATCAGCCTGGTCGTCGGCCTGCACTTCTTCGGTCTCGCGGCCGTCTGGCGCGCGCCGTCGCTGCGGCTGCTCGCGGCCGCGATGGCCGCCTGCGGCGCCGCCGGGCTCGTCCTGGCCGCCTGCGCGGTCCCCCTCGCCGTCATCGCGACCGTCGCGGGGATCCTCCCCGGCGTCCTGCTGCTCGGCTCCGTCTGGTGGGGCGTACGCTCCGCTCCGGCCGCCACCGCCGCGATCTCCTAGTCCAGTTCCAGCCGCGGGACGTCTGCGCGTTCGATGCCGAAGACCTGCGCGTACAGCGACAGTTCGGCCTCCAGCGCGCGGACCATGGTGTCCGCCCGGCGAAACCCGTGGCCCTCGCCCTCGAAGGTCACGTACGCGTGCGGCACCGGTACCGGCCGGCCCCGCAGGGCGTCCAGCAGCCGTTCGGCCTGGGCCGGCGGGCAGATCGGGTCCTCCAGTCCCTGGAGCAGCACGAACGGCGCCGTGATCCCGTCGGCCCGTGACACGGGGGAGCGTTCGCGGCTGAGTACCGCCAGGGTCTGCGGCGGCCCGGCCAGGCTCTCGACGTAGCGGGACTCCAGGTCGTGGGTCTCCTCGGCGAAGCCCAGCAGGTCCAGCACCGGGTAGATGATCGCGGCGCACGCGTACAGGTCGGTGGCGGCCAGCGAGGCCGCCGCGGTCCAGCCGCCCGCGCTGCCTCCGCGGATGGCGAGCCGGGCGGGGTCGGCGGTGCCCTCCGCGGCCAGCGCCCGGGCGACCGCCGCGCAGTCCTCCACGTCGACGACGCCCCACTGCTCGCGCAGCCGCTCCCGGTAGGCACGGCCGTAGCCGGTGGACCCGCCGTAGTTCACCTCCGCCACGCCGATGCCGCGCGAGGTGAAGTAGGCGATGTGCAGGTCGAGTACGGGCGGCACGTGGTCGGTGGGTCCGCCGTGCGCCCAGATCACGTACGGGGGCAGCTCGTCGGCGGGGGCCAGGCAGGCCGGGTGGTGCGGCGGGTAGACGTGCGCGTGGATCTGGCGGTTGTCGGGGCCGAGGAAGGTGCGGCTCTGCGGCTCCGGGTAGTAGGCGGGGTCCACCGGGTCCGGGCGCTGCGCGCCGACCGCCCGGGCGTGCCCGGTGGCGGTGTCGAGCTCGACCACCTCGTAGGCGCTGCGCGGGCTGGCGGCGACCCCGTAGACCCGGGTGCCGTGCACGGCCAGGGTCGGCTGCCAGGCGGTCCACGGCCCGGCGGCGTCCACCAGGTCGCCGCTCTCCGGGTCGAGGATACCGAGCACCGGGGAGCCCTGCCCGTGCAGGACCGCGACGAGCCCGGCGCCCGGGCCCGCCGGGTGCGGGGTGTCCCCGGGGAGCGGTGCGAGCCAGCGCAGCCCCGGCTTCCACAGCGGGCCGCCGAACTCCTCTTCCCGCGGGCAGAGATTGATCGCCCAGCCGGTCCGCGGGTCCACGCTGTACGGGTTCCACCAGCCGCCGCGGTCGCTGACCGCGAGGAGGGTCCCCTCGGCCGTCCACTCGACCTGGGCGACGGCCTCGTCGGGGCCGCCGAGCACGGTCCGGGCGTCGGCGAGCTCCCCGCCCTCGGTGACTTCGGCGACCCGCAGCTCGGTACCGTCCCACGGCATCCGGGGGTGGTCCCACACCAGCCAG is a window encoding:
- a CDS encoding prolyl oligopeptidase family serine peptidase, with amino-acid sequence MTATTRPYGSWPSPIDAGLAASLDGRPEYLGTVGPEVWWTEPRPEEAGRRTLVRRRLAGPGPEITELPAPWNVRSRVTEYGGLPWAGAQRPDGGPLLVFVHFADQRLYAYEPDAPGGPEPRPLTPLSGTGGGLRWADPVLRGGEVWCVLEEFTGPAPTDVRRVLAAVPLDGSAAGDRGAVRELTHDRYRFTTGPRLSPDGRRAAWLVWDHPRMPWDGTELRVAEVTEGGELADARTVLGGPDEAVAQVEWTAEGTLLAVSDRGGWWNPYSVDPRTGWAINLCPREEEFGGPLWKPGLRWLAPLPGDTPHPAGPGAGLVAVLHGQGSPVLGILDPESGDLVDAAGPWTAWQPTLAVHGTRVYGVAASPRSAYEVVELDTATGHARAVGAQRPDPVDPAYYPEPQSRTFLGPDNRQIHAHVYPPHHPACLAPADELPPYVIWAHGGPTDHVPPVLDLHIAYFTSRGIGVAEVNYGGSTGYGRAYRERLREQWGVVDVEDCAAVARALAAEGTADPARLAIRGGSAGGWTAAASLAATDLYACAAIIYPVLDLLGFAEETHDLESRYVESLAGPPQTLAVLSRERSPVSRADGITAPFVLLQGLEDPICPPAQAERLLDALRGRPVPVPHAYVTFEGEGHGFRRADTMVRALEAELSLYAQVFGIERADVPRLELD